One Streptomyces sp. R28 DNA window includes the following coding sequences:
- a CDS encoding amino acid ABC transporter permease → MVTPSDVTPIPATKTPKTPKSTKSPETPGTSADSASPADPRSDLPRIVPRRHAGRWLTAAVALLLFAMVLNSVARNEAFQWAVVGRYFTTTAVLDGLLLSLWLTAVVMALGFLLGTLLAVMRLSANPVLRTLSWGYVWIFRSTPLLVQLLFWFNIGALYPTLGLGIPFGPQFLTVKTVNLLGPTLTAVLGLTLHETAYAAEVVRGGILSVDSGQTEAAQALGLSRRRTLRRVVVPQAMRSIVPTAGNMLIGTLKGTSIVSVLAVHDLLYSVQLIYNQTYQVIPLLMVATLWYIAVTTVLSAGQFYVERHYARGDSRALPPTPLQRLRGQLTSIRHRLSALTAADARPATGGDR, encoded by the coding sequence ATGGTCACGCCGTCCGATGTCACGCCCATACCTGCCACGAAGACCCCGAAGACACCCAAGTCCACGAAGAGCCCGGAAACACCCGGCACCTCCGCCGACTCCGCAAGCCCCGCCGACCCCCGCTCAGACCTGCCGCGGATCGTGCCGCGTCGGCACGCCGGCCGGTGGCTGACCGCCGCCGTCGCGCTGTTGCTCTTCGCGATGGTGCTCAACTCCGTCGCCCGCAACGAGGCCTTCCAATGGGCTGTGGTGGGCCGGTACTTCACCACCACCGCCGTGCTCGACGGACTGCTGCTCTCCCTGTGGCTGACCGCCGTGGTGATGGCTCTCGGCTTCCTGCTGGGGACCTTGCTCGCGGTGATGCGCCTGTCCGCCAACCCAGTGCTGCGCACACTGAGTTGGGGCTATGTGTGGATCTTCCGGTCCACGCCGCTGCTGGTGCAGCTGCTGTTCTGGTTCAACATCGGCGCCCTGTACCCGACGCTCGGCCTCGGCATCCCGTTCGGCCCGCAGTTCCTCACCGTCAAGACGGTCAATCTGCTCGGCCCCACCCTCACCGCCGTCCTCGGCCTGACCCTGCACGAGACCGCCTACGCCGCCGAGGTCGTGCGCGGCGGCATCCTCTCCGTGGACTCCGGGCAGACCGAGGCCGCCCAGGCACTCGGTCTGAGCAGACGCCGTACCCTGCGCCGGGTCGTCGTCCCACAGGCCATGCGCTCCATCGTGCCCACCGCCGGGAACATGCTGATCGGCACCCTCAAGGGCACCAGTATCGTCAGCGTGCTGGCCGTGCACGACCTGCTCTACTCGGTGCAGCTGATCTACAACCAGACCTACCAGGTCATCCCGCTGCTGATGGTCGCCACCCTCTGGTACATCGCGGTCACGACGGTGCTCAGCGCGGGCCAGTTCTACGTCGAGCGACACTACGCCCGCGGCGACTCCCGCGCCCTGCCGCCCACTCCGCTGCAACGGCTGCGCGGTCAACTGACGTCCATACGCCACCGGTTGAGCGCGCTCACAGCCGCCGATGCCCGCCCGGCGACCGGCGGTGACCGGTGA
- a CDS encoding LLM class flavin-dependent oxidoreductase — protein MPVEFLGIAATNDGSETTPRSGAAFDKEYTLRLARAHEDHGWDRVLFAYGSGSPDPAPAAAYIASRLERLQILLAHRPNVSYPTFAAKTFATLDQISEGRLTVHFITGGSDHEQGREGDTLTKDERYARTREYIRIVKKIWTTHEPFDHEGEHYRFHDFVSDVFPVQQPRPGVSFGGSSAAAYAAGGAEADIYCLWGEPLAKTAEQIETVKAAAKAAGRTDVPRIQVAFRPIIAPTEELAWEKAHRTVGAIRERREAGLVRHHRSGTPENVGSQRLIAIAEAGERYDRALWTPTAAATGGAGNSNALVGTPETVAQALLDYYDLGVDILSARGYDLLGDAIDFGRYVIPIVREEVAKRDAERAARGTQTLAAVNG, from the coding sequence ATGCCCGTGGAGTTCCTCGGTATCGCCGCCACCAACGACGGCTCCGAAACCACGCCGCGCTCCGGTGCCGCGTTCGACAAGGAGTACACCCTCCGGCTCGCCCGGGCCCACGAGGACCACGGCTGGGACAGGGTGCTGTTCGCCTACGGCTCCGGATCGCCGGACCCCGCCCCGGCCGCCGCGTACATCGCGAGCCGGCTGGAACGCCTGCAGATCCTGCTCGCCCACCGGCCCAACGTCTCGTACCCCACCTTCGCCGCCAAGACGTTCGCCACCCTCGACCAGATCAGCGAGGGCCGGCTGACCGTGCACTTCATCACCGGCGGCAGCGACCACGAACAGGGGCGTGAGGGCGACACCCTCACCAAGGACGAGCGCTACGCCCGCACCCGCGAGTACATCCGGATCGTCAAGAAGATCTGGACCACCCACGAGCCCTTCGACCACGAGGGTGAGCACTACCGCTTCCACGACTTCGTCAGCGACGTCTTCCCGGTCCAACAGCCCCGCCCCGGCGTCTCGTTCGGCGGCTCGTCGGCGGCCGCGTACGCCGCCGGAGGTGCCGAGGCCGACATCTACTGCCTGTGGGGCGAGCCCCTGGCGAAGACCGCCGAGCAGATCGAGACCGTGAAGGCCGCCGCCAAGGCCGCCGGCCGCACCGACGTGCCGCGCATCCAGGTCGCCTTCCGCCCGATCATCGCGCCCACCGAGGAACTGGCCTGGGAGAAGGCCCACCGCACGGTCGGCGCCATCCGGGAGCGGCGAGAGGCGGGACTCGTACGGCACCACCGCAGCGGCACCCCGGAGAACGTCGGCTCGCAGCGGCTGATCGCCATCGCCGAGGCGGGGGAGCGCTACGACCGCGCCCTGTGGACCCCGACCGCCGCCGCGACCGGTGGCGCGGGCAACTCCAACGCCCTGGTCGGCACCCCGGAGACGGTCGCCCAGGCGCTGCTCGACTACTACGACCTCGGCGTCGACATCCTCTCCGCGCGCGGGTACGACCTGCTGGGCGACGCCATCGACTTCGGCCGGTACGTGATCCCGATCGTCCGCGAGGAGGTCGCCAAGCGCGACGCCGAGCGTGCGGCGCGTGGCACGCAGACCCTCGCGGCGGTGAACGGGTGA
- a CDS encoding FAD/NAD(P)-binding protein, whose translation MNAIPSTAVLVVVGAGPRATGLLERVAANAPELWDGARELRIHLVDPHPPGPGRVWRHEQSALLRMNSMAEDVTMFTDESSTIDGPVRPGPSLAEWAAQFSGRGPRHTPYAEPADPDVLAELRSLAGSDFPTRRAQSAYLDWVFRRALAQLPPSVTVEWHRTTATAVTGPPDGPQQVHLADRATALTADLVVLAQGHIGSAPAAEHRDHAAFARRHGRFHLPPEFSADADLSALRPGEHVVLRGFGLAFIDLMAMLTEGRGGTFRTEADGTLAYLPSGREPVLHVGSRRGVPYHSKTRYRLQGPRPPLPRHFGPAAVDALLAEGRPLDLRRDVWPLMAKEIGFAHYHELFHAHPERTALPWPDFVAAYDRLDWYADETAALVATAVPDPRDRLDFEALDHPLDGLAFATPDDFQDHLRDHIARDVARREDPEFSADLGAFLALLSLYGQLPRLLAAGRLTARSVAEQLDGWWHGFFSFLASGPPGFRLRQLLALSRAGIVHFAGAGVRIGTDETTGTFTATSPTVPGHTVHATALIEAYLPGPSLDRTDDPLLRHLHRAGALTEEVIADATHTHRSGLLAVSPANAHVIDASLRDTHPRRIALGAPTNSRAVAAFARPRTNAPAFRQNDAVARALLRALGSEAPISEDEMTESIM comes from the coding sequence GTGAACGCCATCCCCTCCACGGCCGTCCTGGTCGTCGTCGGCGCGGGACCGCGTGCCACGGGACTGCTGGAGCGCGTCGCCGCCAACGCGCCCGAACTGTGGGACGGGGCAAGGGAGTTGCGCATCCACCTGGTGGACCCGCACCCGCCAGGGCCGGGGCGGGTCTGGCGGCACGAACAGTCCGCACTGCTGCGGATGAACTCCATGGCCGAGGACGTCACCATGTTCACCGACGAGTCCTCGACCATCGACGGCCCGGTACGGCCCGGTCCCTCGCTCGCCGAGTGGGCCGCCCAGTTCTCCGGCCGGGGTCCGCGCCACACCCCGTATGCCGAGCCCGCCGACCCGGACGTGCTCGCCGAACTGCGCTCGCTCGCCGGGAGCGACTTCCCCACCCGACGTGCCCAGAGCGCGTACCTGGACTGGGTGTTCCGCAGGGCGCTGGCCCAGCTGCCGCCCAGCGTCACCGTCGAGTGGCACCGCACCACCGCGACCGCCGTCACCGGCCCCCCGGACGGCCCGCAGCAGGTGCATCTGGCCGACCGCGCCACTGCGCTCACCGCCGACCTGGTGGTCCTCGCCCAGGGGCACATCGGTTCCGCCCCCGCCGCCGAGCACCGTGACCACGCCGCATTCGCCCGCCGTCACGGCCGCTTCCACCTCCCGCCGGAGTTCTCCGCCGACGCCGACCTGTCCGCGCTGCGCCCCGGCGAACACGTCGTGCTGCGCGGCTTCGGACTCGCCTTCATCGACCTGATGGCCATGCTTACCGAGGGCCGCGGCGGCACCTTTCGCACCGAGGCCGACGGCACCCTCGCCTACCTCCCGTCCGGCCGCGAACCCGTCCTCCACGTCGGATCCCGGCGGGGAGTGCCGTACCACTCCAAGACCCGCTACCGACTCCAGGGCCCCCGGCCACCGCTGCCGCGCCACTTCGGCCCCGCAGCGGTCGACGCCCTGCTCGCCGAGGGCCGGCCGCTGGACCTGCGGCGCGATGTGTGGCCGCTGATGGCCAAGGAGATCGGCTTCGCCCACTACCACGAGCTCTTCCACGCCCACCCCGAGCGCACCGCCCTTCCCTGGCCGGACTTCGTCGCCGCGTACGACCGTCTGGACTGGTACGCCGACGAGACGGCCGCCCTCGTCGCCACGGCCGTGCCCGACCCGAGGGACCGACTGGACTTCGAGGCCCTGGACCATCCCCTGGACGGGCTCGCCTTCGCCACGCCGGACGACTTCCAGGACCATCTGCGCGATCACATCGCCCGGGACGTGGCCCGCCGCGAGGACCCGGAGTTCAGCGCCGACCTCGGGGCGTTCCTCGCCCTGCTCTCCCTCTACGGGCAACTGCCCCGTCTTCTCGCCGCGGGGCGGCTGACGGCACGGTCCGTCGCCGAGCAGCTCGACGGCTGGTGGCACGGTTTCTTCAGCTTCCTGGCCTCCGGCCCGCCCGGCTTCCGGCTGCGGCAGCTCCTCGCCCTGTCCCGGGCCGGGATCGTCCACTTCGCGGGCGCCGGTGTCCGGATCGGCACCGACGAGACCACCGGTACCTTCACCGCGACCAGCCCCACCGTCCCCGGCCACACTGTCCACGCGACCGCCCTGATCGAGGCGTACCTTCCGGGCCCCTCCCTCGACCGCACCGATGACCCCCTCCTGCGCCACCTGCACCGGGCCGGCGCCCTCACCGAGGAGGTCATCGCCGACGCCACCCACACCCACCGCTCCGGTCTGCTCGCCGTCTCCCCCGCAAACGCCCACGTCATCGACGCGTCCCTCCGCGACACGCACCCCCGCCGCATCGCCCTCGGCGCCCCCACCAACAGCCGGGCCGTCGCCGCTTTTGCCCGCCCTCGTACCAACGC